The region TCCTCTCCACCGTCCTGCTGCTCCTACACAGCAGTGTGTTCTTCACATGGTCCCTGAAGTCCTCTGACACAAAGTAGTAGATAAAGGGATCCAGGCAGCTGTTGAGGCTGGCCAGACACAGAGTGGTGATGTAGAAGCCGTAGCCGTTGTTGACCACCCCGTCTTTGAGGAGGGAGTAGTGGACGACRAGCATGATGTTACTGGGGATGAAACACACCAGGAAGGTGACCAGCACGGTCACGATCAGCACCACGGCTTTCCGACGGTTCTTCCCGGCGCTCCCGTCCGCCATGGCGTTCCCGAGAgcattgaggaggaggatgtAGGCAAAGATGATGACCACCGAGGGGACCAGGAACACGATGCCGGCCATGAGGACGAAGTAGAAGTAGGGGAGCGCTACGTCAGGGAAGGGGTCCTCCAGGTCATGGATGATGTTGACATCATGGCAGGTGGTGATGTTAGGGTCCTTGAGCTTGGCCGTGTGGTTGTACAGGTACAGAGGGGTGGTGGTGAGCCAGATGAAGGCCCAGATAGAGACGGAGACAGCGACCGCCACTTTGTTGTTCTTCCTCTGCTGAGATAGAGGATGGGCCACACCCCAGTAGCGCTGGACACTCAGACAGGTGATGAAGAGGATGGAGCAGTACATGTTCCCGTAGAAGAAGCCCACCAGGACTTTACARAACCCCTCTCCATAGATCCAGTCGTTGCCGTTGAGGTGGTAGGCYATCTTCAGGGGAGTCCAGATGACAAAGAGCAGGTCGGACAGAGCCAGGTTGGCCATGTAGATGGCGGAAGGGTGCTTCTTCTT is a window of Salvelinus sp. IW2-2015 linkage group LG5, ASM291031v2, whole genome shotgun sequence DNA encoding:
- the LOC139022482 gene encoding proteinase-activated receptor 2-like yields the protein MASSRILSYLLLLGCACATNPFQGKGRGFIGVVDPQDADRVTVSKATADTLRSSLTTVFLPIVYIVVFAVGLPTNAMAIWVFLFRTKKKHPSAIYMANLALSDLLFVIWTPLKXAYHLNGNDWIYGEGFCKVLVGFFYGNMYCSILFITCLSVQRYWGVAHPLSQQRKNNKVAVAVSVSIWAFIWLTTTPLYLYNHTAKLKDPNITTCHDVNIIHDLEDPFPDVALPYFYFVLMAGIVFLVPSVVIIFAYILLLNALGNAMADGSAGKNRRKAVVLIVTVLVTFLVCFIPSNIMLVVHYSLLKDGVVNNGYGFYITTLCLASLNSCLDPFIYYFVSEDFRDHVKNTLLCRSSRTVERMRVSFSSMKYSRKSKAYVSESGNTQSSTC